A window of the Lagenorhynchus albirostris chromosome 1, mLagAlb1.1, whole genome shotgun sequence genome harbors these coding sequences:
- the LOC132515298 gene encoding LOW QUALITY PROTEIN: small ribosomal subunit protein uS2-like (The sequence of the model RefSeq protein was modified relative to this genomic sequence to represent the inferred CDS: inserted 1 base in 1 codon) encodes MSGALDVLQMKEEDVLKFLAAGTHLGGTNLDFQMEQYIYKRKSDGIYIINLKRTWEKLLLAACVIVAIEXPADVSVTSSRNTGQRAGLKFAAATGATPIAGRFTPGIFTNQIQAAFWEPRLLVVTDPRADHQPLTEASYVNLPTIALCNTDSPLWYVDIAIPCNKKGAHSVGLMWWMLAREFLRMRGTISREQPWEVMPDLYFYRDPEEIEKEEQAAAEKAVTKEEFQGEWTAPAPEFTAAQPEVADSSKGVQVPSVSIQQFPTEDWSAQPATEDWSAASTAQATEWVGTTTEWS; translated from the exons ATGTCCGGAGCCCTTGATGTCCTGCAAATGAAGGAGGAGGATGTCCTCAAATTCCTTGCAGCAGGAACCCACTTAGGTGGCACCAACCTTGACTTCCAAATGGAACAGTACATCTACAAAAGGAAAAGTGATGGCATCTACATCATAAATCTGAAGAGAACCTGGGAGAAGCTTCTGTTGGCAGCTTGTGTCATTGTTGCCATTG AACCAGCTGATGTCAGTGTCACATCTTCCAGGAATACTGGCCAGCGAGCTGGGCTGAAGTTTGCTGCTGCCACTGGAGCCACTCCTATTGCTGGCCGCTTCACTCCTGGAATCTTCACTAACCAGATCCAGGCAGCCTTCTGGGAGCCAAGACTTCTGGTGGTTACTGATCCCAGGGCTGACCACCAGCCTCTCACAGAGGCCTCTTACGTTAACCTGCCTACCATTGCTCTGTGTAACACAGACTCTCCTCTGTGGTATGTGGACATTGCCATCCCATGCAACAAAAAGGGAGCTCACTCAGTGGGTCTGATGTGGTGGATGCTTGCCCGGGAATTTCTGCGCATGCGTGGCACCATCTCCCGTGAACAACCATGGGAGGTCATGCCTGATCTCTACTTCTACAGAGATCCTGaagagattgaaaaggaagagcagGCAGCAGCTGAGAAGGCTGTGACCAAGGAGGAATTTCAGGGTGAATGGACCGCTCCAGCTCCTGAGTTCACTGCTGCTCAGCCTGAGGTGGCGGACTCGTCCAAAGGTGTGCAGGTGCCCTCTGTGTCTATTCAGCAGTTCCCCACTGAAGACTGGAGTGCTCAACCTGCCACTGAAGACTGGTCTGCAGCTTCCACTGCTCAGGCCACCGAGTGGGTAGGAACAACCACTGAGTGGTCTTAA
- the SYNE2 gene encoding nesprin-2 isoform X1 has protein sequence MFRVKKLKETFAFIQQLDKNMSNLRTWLARIESELSKPVVYDVCDDQEIQKRLAEQQDLQRDIEQHSAGVESVFNICDVLLHDSDACANETECDSVQQTTRSLDRRWRNICAMSMERRMKIEETWRLWQKFLDDYSRFEDWLKSAERTAACPNSSEVLYTVAKEELKRFEAFQRQIHERLTQLELINKQYRRLARENRTDTASKLKQMVHEGNQRWDNLQKRVTAILRRLRHFTNQREEFEGTRESILVWLTEMDLQLTNVEHFSESDADDKMRQLNGFQQEITLNTNKIDQLIVFGEQLIQKSEPLDAVLIEDELEELHRYCQEVFGRVSRFHRRLTSHTSGLEDEKEASENETDVEDPREIQDDSWRKRRESEEPSSPQSLCHLVPPAPGPERSGCETPVSVDSIPLEWDHTGDVGGSSSHEEDEEGPYYSALSDVEIPENPEAYLKMTTKTLKASSGKSISEGHSWHVPDSPPCRKRRYKQVGGDRSVQPIPSDSSTPYKPAYVKLLLSPGTEGGKEDPRVLTGGPQQEDEGLAALTGQQSGAFDRWELIQAQELHSKLRIKQNLQQLNSDISDITTWLEKTEAELETLKLAKPPSGMQEMELRVKRLKDILKAFDTYKALVVSVNVSSKEFLQTESTDSEELQDRVGQLRLRWDAAQGAVESWREGLRLSLMQCQDFHQLSQSLLLWLASAESRRQEARVTDPEADPRPLLACREELLQLEKELVERQPQVNSLQEISSSLLIKGHREDYIEAEEKVHVIEKKLKQLLEQVSQDLVSLQQSQNPDSPLPSLDEADPGEPLAAPVPAPQAKQFRAEITTKDKNKTASRVPSPAGPESSRPQRSFLWRVIRAALPLQLLLLLLLLLACLLPSSEEDYSCTQANNFARSFYPMLRYTNGPPPT, from the exons ATGTTTAGGGTGAAGAAGCTGAAGGAGACCTTCGCTTTTATTCAGCAGTTAGACAAAAACATGAGCAACCTTCGCACCTGGTTGGCTCGGATCGAGTCTGAGCTCTCTAAGCCTGTGGTTTATGATGTCTGTGATGATCAAGAGATCCAGAAGAGGCTCGCTGAACAGCAG GACCTGCAGCGAGACATAGAACAGCACAGTGCAGGGGTGGAGTCTGTGTTTAACATCTGCGACGTCCTCCTGCACGACTCCGATGCCTGTGCCAACGAGACTGAGTGCGACTCCGTCCAGCAGACCACCAGGAGCCTGGACAGGCGCTGGAGGAACATTTGCGCCATGTCCATGGAGCGGCGGATGAA AATTGAGGAGACGTGGCGGCTTTGGCAGAAGTTTTTAGATGATTACTCCCGCTTCGAGGACTGGCTCAAGTCCGCCGAGAGGACAGCGGCCTGCCCGAATTCCTCCGAGGTGCTGTACACCGTTGCCAAGGAAGAGCTGAAGAGGTTTGAG GCCTTCCAGCGGCAGATTCACGAGAGGCTCACGCAGCTGGAGCTCATCAACAAGCAGTACCGGCGGCTGGCCCGCGAGAACCGCACCGACACGGCCAGCAAACTGAAGCAGATGGTGCACGAGGGCAACCAGCGCTGGGACAACCTCCAGAAGCGGGTCACAGCCATCCTGCGGCGACTCCGA CATTTCACCAACCAAAGGGAAGAATTCGAGGGGACCAGGGAGAGCATTCTGGTGTGGCTCACGGAGATGGACCTGCAGCTGACCAACGTGGAGCACTTCTCGGAGAGCGATGCCGACGACAAGATGCGCCAGCTGAAC GGTTTCCAGCAGGAAATTACATTAAATACCAACAAGATCGATCAGCTCATCGTTTTTGGGGAGCAGCTCATTCAGAAGAGTGAGCCCCTGGACGCCGTGCTGATTGAGGATGAGTTGGAGGAGCTGCACCGCTATTGCCAGGAAGTGTTTGGCAGGGTCTCCCGATTCCACCGGAGGCTCACCTCCCACACGTCG GGCttggaagatgaaaaggaagccTCTGAGAATGAAACGGACGTGGAAGACCCCAGAGAGATCCAGGACGACTCTTGGCGTAAAAGAAGAGAGAGCGAGGAGCCCTCGTCCCCTCAGTCCCTTTGTCACCTGGTGCCCCCGGCGCCAGGGCCCGAGCGCTCCGGCTGTGAGACCCCTGTCAGCGTGGATTCCATCCCGCTGGAGTGGGATCACACAGGGGACGTGGGGGGCTCGTCCTCTCACGAAGAAGACGAGGAGGGCCCGTACTACAGCGCGCTGTCAG atgtaGAAATCCCTGAAAATCCTGAGGCATATCTTAAAATGACCACAAAAACTTTGAAAGCGTCTTCTG gtaAATCCATTTCTGAAGGCCACTCGTGGCACGTTCCCGACAGCCCTCCCTGCCGCAAGCGTCGCTACAAGCAAGTGGGAGGTGACAGGAGTGTCCAGCCCATCCCCTCCGATTCCAGCACCCCTTATAAACCAGCCTAC GTAAAGCTGCTGTTGTCTCCAGGGACTGAAGGTGGCAAAGAAGATCCCAGAGTCCTGACTGGCGGCCCACAGCAGGAAGACGAGGGCCTGGCTGCTCTCACCGGGCAGCAGTCAG GTGCCTTTGATAGATGGGAGTTGATCCAAGCGCAAGAACTTCACAGTAAactcagaataaaacaaaacttgcAGCAGCTGAACTCTGATATCAGCGACATCACCACGTGGCTGGAAAAAACTGAAGCAGAGCTGGAAACATTAAAGCTGGCAAAGCCTCCCTCTGGTATGCAGGAAATGGAACTCCGAGTGAAGAGGCTGAAG GACATACTAAAAGCCTTTGACACCTACAAGGCCTTAGTGGTTTCTGTCAACGTGAGCAGCAAGGAATTTCTGCAGACTGAGAGCACCGACTCCGAAGAGCTCCAAGATAGAGTCGGCCAGCTGCGGCTGCGCTGGGACGCGGCCCAGGGTGCGGTGGAGAGCTGGAGAGAGGGCTTACGGCTGTCACTCATGCAGTGCCAG GACTTTCACCAGCTGAGTCAAAGCCTGCTGCTGTGGTTAGCGAGCGCCGAGAGCCGGAGGCAGGAGGCTCGTGTCACTGACCCAGAGGcagacccccggcccctcctGGCATGTCGGGAGGAGCTCCTG caactGGAAAAGGAGCTAGTGGAGCGTCAACCTCAAGTGAACTCCTTACAAGAGATTTCCAGCAGCCTGCTTATCAAGGGGCACAGAGAAGACTACATTGAGGCTGAAGAGAAAGTCCATGTTATTGAGAAGAAACTCAAACAGTTGCTTGAGCAAGTGTCCCAAGACTTAGTGTCCTTGCAGCAAAGCCAG AACCCAGACTCACCTCTGCCCAGCTTGGATGAAGCAGACCCCGGAGAGCCTCTAGCAGCACCTGTGCCAGCTCCCCAAGCCAAG CAGTTCAGAGCAGAGATAACTACAAAAGACAAGAACAAGACAGCCAGCAG GGTGCCCAGCCCGGCTGGCCCTGAAAGCTCGCGGCCTCAGCGCTCCTTCCTCTGGCGGGTGATCAGGGCGGCGCTGCccctccagctgctgctgctgctgctgctgctcctggcCTGCCTGCTGCCCTCCTCCGAAGAGGACTACAGCTGCACTCAGGCCAACAACTTTGCCAGGTCCTTTTACCCCATGCTGAGGTACACCAATGGGCCACCCCCCACCTAG